TCTCGCCGTCGGGCCGCCGCAGGGTCAACCCCCGCCGCCGGATCGCGTCCAGGTGCGCGCCGCGCGCCACCAGGGTCACGTCGTGGCCGGCCTGCCCCAGCCGTACGCCGATGGTGCCGCCGACCGCGCCCGCTCCGATGATCACGTATCGCACGGGCCCATTCTGCCCGGTCAGGGCGTCAGGCCGGCCTCGGTGAGGATCGGGCCGGCCAGCAGCAGCGCGCCGGCGCCGAGGGCGACCAGGTTGACCAGGGCGAAGACGGTGACCCAGAAGAACGCGGGCAGCGGGGTGAGGCCGGCGAGCTGGTCGGCGTCGGAGGCGGGCATCCGCCCCCGCGAGCGCAGCCGTTGCAGCTCCACCACCGGCCGCACCCCGCCGAGCAGCAGGAACCACACCCCGGCGTACGCGAACGCCGCCTGCACCTGCGGTTCGGCGTACCAGGAGACGGCGAGCACCACCCCGCCGGTGACCAGCAGCGAGAGCACGCCGAAGACGTTGCGGATCATGACCAGCATGGCCAGCAGCAGCACCACGGCGACCCAGAGCAGCAGGGTGATCCGGTTGCCGCCGAGCAGCCACGCGCCGGCCAGCCCGACCAGCGGCGGGGCGACGTAGCCGGCGAGCAGGGTGAGGATCATCCCGGGGCCCGTGGGCCGGCCGGCGGAGAGGGTGAGGCCCGAGGTGTCCGAGTGCAGCCGGATGCCGTGCAGGCGGCGGCCGGTGAGCAGGGCGACCAGCGCGTGCCCGCCCTCGTGGGCGATGGTGATCGCGTTGCGGGCGATCCGCCAGGGCAGGCGGGTGCTGACCACCACCAGCGCGACGACGGCGGTCAGCAGCACCAG
The nucleotide sequence above comes from Micromonospora sp. M71_S20. Encoded proteins:
- a CDS encoding M50 family metallopeptidase, which codes for MVSIDGLGGLWDKLFAAQPDPPPLLVLLTAVVALVVVSTRLPWRIARNAITIAHEGGHALVALLTGRRLHGIRLHSDTSGLTLSAGRPTGPGMILTLLAGYVAPPLVGLAGAWLLGGNRITLLLWVAVVLLLAMLVMIRNVFGVLSLLVTGGVVLAVSWYAEPQVQAAFAYAGVWFLLLGGVRPVVELQRLRSRGRMPASDADQLAGLTPLPAFFWVTVFALVNLVALGAGALLLAGPILTEAGLTP